The Manis javanica isolate MJ-LG chromosome 2, MJ_LKY, whole genome shotgun sequence genome contains a region encoding:
- the LOC108398488 gene encoding KRAB domain-containing protein 4-like: protein MTKSQGFVTFKDVTVDFTQEEWQQLDSAQRNLYRDVMLENYSNLVSVGYQSLKSDVFFLLKQGELWMKEGEVSSWACPRKKAPYFSSHTRWKGNPGAHWRRC, encoded by the exons ATGACCAAGTCTCAG GGATTTGTGACATTCAAAGATGTGACTGTGGACTTCACTCAGGAGGAGTGGCAGCAGCTGGACTCTGCTCAGAGAAACCTGTACAGGGATGTGATGCTGGAGAACTACAGCAACCTAGTTTCAGTGG GGTATCAATCTCTGAAGTCAGATGTATTTTTCTTACTGAAGCAAGGAGAGCTATGGATGAAGGAGGGAGAAGTTTCAAGCTGGGCCTGTCCAA GAAAGAAAGCACCGTACTTTTCATCTCACACGAGATGGAAAGGCAACCCTGGCGCCCATTGGAGACGCTGCTAG